Genomic segment of Dactylococcopsis salina PCC 8305:
AGCGGTAACTTTTACTAATAAAGCGGCGAAGGAGATGAAGGAGCGTATTGAGCTTATTTTTTCTCGACGGTTAGCGCAAGAAAAACACGGACAACGGTTAGAATTACTTTCTGAATATGAACAAACTAAACTTCGATCGAGCGCTTATAGAAGTATAATAAAATATCTTTGGATTGGAACGTTTCACAGTCTTTTTGCGCGAATTTTACGTTATGATATCAATAAATACCAAGACAAAAAAGGCTACGAATGGACAAAAAGTTTCACAATATATGATGAATCTGATGCCCAAAGTTTAGTTAAAAAAATTGCTACTAAAGAACTGAATATTGATGATAAAAAGTTCAATCCTCGTTCTCTTCGATACAGCATTAGTAATGCCAAAAATCAAGGACTTTACCCAGAAGATGTCCTCACCCAACAGCCTACCTATCGGGGAAGAGTCATCTCAGAAGTTTATCAAGAATATCAAGCGCAGCTGGCGGCTAATAATGCTCTAGATTTTGATGATCTGATTCTGATTCCGACGCGATTATTTGCTCAAAATGAATCGGTTTTAGGGTATTGGCATCAACAGTTTAAACATATTTTAGTGGATGAATATCAAGATACGAATCGCATCCAATACCAATTAATTAATCTTCTTGCGACTAATGGCGAAACGAATCGAAAAAACTTAAATTGGGAGAATCGATCGATTTTTGTGGTGGGAGATGCGGATCAATCTATTTATTCTTTTCGCATGGCTGACTTTACCATTCTTCTTGATTTTCAAGAAGATTTTGGGGATGGTTTACCCGATGATGATACGCGAACAATGGTTAAATTAGAGGAGAATTATCGATCGCGCGAAAACATCTTAGAAGTGGCAAATACATTAATCGAAAATAACACCGAACGCATTGACAAAATTCTGAAACCGACGCGAGGTTATGGGGAAGAAATCTATTGCTACAAAGCGGATAATGAAATTGAAGAAGCCAAATTTATTCATAACCAAATTCTAAAATTAACGCAAGAAAATCCCGAACTTGGGTGGGGAAGTTTTGCGATTTTATATCGAACGAATGCTCAATCTCGTGTCATTGAAGAAGCACTCCTTTCTGATATTCCTTATCATGTTGTTGGCGGATTAAAGTTTTACGATCGAAAAGAGATTAAAGACGCACTCGCCTATTTACGATTACTAAATAATCCCAACGATACGGTTAGTTTACTGCGAATTATCAACACACCTCGGCGAGGAATCGGACAAAAAACTCTCGATCAATTGATTACCGCATCTCAAGAATTAAATGTTCCTCTCTGGGAGATCATAAGCGATGAAACTTCAGTTAATACTTTAGCTGGACGCGCAACAAAAGCCGTTAATGAATTTGCCCAAATCATCAAAAAATACCAAGCAAGTTTAGAAACCTTACCAGGCGCTGAAATTTTAGATGGAATTTTAGATGAATCAAACTATCGGGAAGACTTGAAAAATCAAGGAACAGATGAAGCAGAAAATCGACTGGAAAACTTGAAAGAGTTAGACAGCGCCATGATGCAATTTGCAGAGGAAAATGAGGATTCGAGTTTAGAAGGTTTCTTGGCAAATGCGGCTTTAGCGTCTGATTTAGATAACTTAAATGAGGAAGAGGAAAAAGTCTCTTTAATGACCTTACATTCTGCGAAAGGGTTAGAATTTCCTGTGGTGTTTTTAGTGGGATTGGAACAAGGTTTATTTCCGAATCATCGCACCTTAAATGATCCGACTGCGTTAGAAGAAGAACGACGATTATGTTATGTGGGGATTACTCGCGCCCAAGAACAATTATTCTTATGTTATGCTCAAGAACGTCGTTTATGGGGATCACGAGAACCAGCGATTCCTTCACAATTTATCGCAGAATTGCCCAAAGATTTGATTAATTTTAGTTCTCCTCCTCTCCAACCTCGTCGTCAGAAAAAAACGACAAGTAAGAATAATAAAGAAACGAAGAAAACATCAGATCAATCCTCTCGCAATTGGGAAGTGGGCGATCGAGTGTTTCATAAGACATTCGGGGAAGGAAATGTCACCCATGTTCTCGGAAGTGGGAACAAAACCAACCTCGCGGTAGAGTTTCCAGGTTTAGGGCGTAAAATTCTCGATCCCAGAATTGCGCCATTACAACCCCTTTCCTAGGTGGCGATGACGGTAGAGACATCTGATCCCACGTCTCTACATTGCGGTTCAGGTAAGATTTCGTAATAAAACTATACAATAGTTTAAATAGTTTTTAATGATGACGAAATGGAACTGAAAGTCAAGCAACCTCAACAGTTATTGTTTCCTCTTGCTTTAATTGCACCTTTTTTCCTCTGGGGAACCGCCATGGTCGCCATGAAGGGCGTAATCCCAAATACAACGCCGCTATTCTTAGGAGGGATGCGGATTCTTCCTGCAGGAATTTTGGTGTTAATTTTCGGTATAATTCTAAAGCGTCCCCAACCAAAAGGATGGTTAGCGTGGGGATGGTTAAGTTTGTTTGCGCTGGTAGATGGGGCTTTATTTCAAGGGTTTCTCGCCGAGGGATTAGTGCGAACTGGCGCGGGAATTGGTTCGGTAATGATTGATACTCAGCCGTTGACAGTGGCACTGTTATCTAGTATTTTGTTTAGCGATCGCGTGCGAAAAATCGGCTGGTTGGGATTAGGGTTTGGTGTGTTGGGAGTGAGTTTAATTGGTTTACCAGAACAGTGGATTTTGCAAGGATTACAAGGCAATTTTACGGGTTTAGAATTTGAGATTTCTCGTTTGTTTGATAGTGGTGAATGGTTGATGCTATTGGCTTCTTTATCAATGGCAACGGGAACAATTTTAATTCGTTATGTTTGCCGTCATGTTGATTCAGTTATGGCGACGGGATGGCATTTGATTTTAGGGGGAATTCCTTTGTTTTTCTTATCAGGAAGTCTGGAAACCCAACAATGGCAAAATATCAGTTTTGACGGGTGGCTGGCGATTAGTTATGCGACTATTTTTGGCAGCGCGATCGCTTATGGAATTTTCTTTTATTTGGCTTCAACTCGCAATTTAACGAGCTTTTCTTCTCTGACGTTTCTAACGCCAGTTTTTGCTTTATTGTTTGGTAATTTATTATTAGCGGAAACCTTGAGTCCTTTACAATGGGTGGGAGTGAGTTTAACTTTAGTCAGTATTTATTTAATTAATCAACGGGAAAAACTCTCTCACGTATTACAAAATTTGCAAACTCAGAAAAAGTTAAATTTTGAGCAATTGAAAGGAGAGAAAACTAGAAAAAGCGAAGGATAGAGAATAATTAAGAATCAGGTTGATGAGTGAGAAACAAGAAGACTTTAAGCAAGCGTATTACAAAGGGAAATTGGCGTTAGAACGAGGGCGCTATCGAATTAGTATTGAACAGTTGGAAATGGCAAAAAAACTGAGTAATCCTTATTCTAAAATGGGGGGAGAAGTACGCATTTGGTTAGTGAGTGCTTATCAAGCTGCCAATCAAATGCAAAGCGCGATCGAGTTGTGTCAAGATTTAATTAAACATCCTTCTTCCGATATCCGTAAACAAAGCGAACGCATCCTCTACATCCTCAAAGCACCCGCCTTAAAACGTCCAGAAGAATGGCTAACTAAAATCCCCGATTTATCGCAACTTTCGGAAGAAGAGGAAACAAAAACTCGTTATCGTCCTGTGGGGAGTAGTAAACCTCGCCAACGGAAAAAACTCGAACCAAAACCGATCGATCCCAGTGAAATTAATACAAAGGATAATCAATTTGTTTGGGTCGCCCTAATAGCGATTGTAATCCTGTTCATTGTATTTCTAGCAAGATGATTTGAGTGGTTATATAAGGTTTAGGTGATTGCTTATAATTGGTGTTGGGTTTCGCTTCGCTTCACTAGGGCCTACTTTTTACTAACCAAACATTAAGTTTTGTAACCAAGTTACTAAGGAAATGTCGCAAGAAAAGGGAAGATAGGGACAGATCGACGATACAATAATCACCGACTCGATGCTTGTTTTACTGAAAAGAACAATGGGTCAAACAATAAACTTACTTTTTTCACACAACAATAAAATCAGTTACTTTGGGAGGAATATATAAAATGCAAGATGCAGTAACCACGTTAATTAAAAACTATGATGTTACAGGTCGCTATTTAGACCGTGATGCAATGGATGAACTTGAATCCTATTTTGCATCGGGACAGGCGCGAATTCAAGCGGCGACGATTATTAATGGTAATGCGGCTTCCATTGTCAAGGAAGCTGGTCGTCAACTCTTTGATGAACAACCAGAATTAATCCGTCCCAGTGGGAATGCTTACACCACTCGTCGTTATTCCGCTTGTTTAAGAGATATGGATTATTATCTCCGTTATGCAACCTACGCAATTGTTGCGGGAGATACTTATGTTCTCGATGAACGAGTGTTACAAGGATTACGGGAAACTTATAATTCTTTGGGTGTTCCCATTGCGCCAACGGTGCGAGGAATTGAGATTATGAAGGAGATGGTGAAACAGATGGTAGAAGAAGCTGGGGTGACAGATACCTCTTTCCTTGATCAGCCGTTTGATCACATGAATCGTGAGTTAAGTGAGAAAGATATTTAAAAAACCTGTAGAGACGTTCCATGGAACGTCTTTACTACATTAATAGGTTTAGGATTAAACCCCACCTAAAGTTGTCCGTAAACGGGAAGGGTCGCACCGCGAACATCTTTCGCCGCTTCTGAAGCTAAATAACAGATACCAGCCGCGAGTGATTCGGGTTTAATCCATTGATCGGCTTGATCACTTCCCATTGCTTCTCGGTTAGTAGGAGTGTCGATGATGCTGGGAAGAACACAGTTAGCGGTGATGTTATCGTAGTCTTTTACCTCCTCCGCGATCGCCTGCGTTAAGGCAACAACTCCCGCTTTTGAGGCACAATAAGAGGCAAGTCCGCCCATGGGTTGCACAGCGCCTTTTGAACCAACGGTGACAATGCGCCCATAACCAGAGTTGATCATCGAACGTAAGCTGTGTTTACAGACGAGGAAGGTTGTGTCTAGGTTTAGCTGAAAGTCTTTTTTCCAGTCTTCATAACTGTAATCAATCAGTTGTCCCATTGAAAAACCGCCGACGAGATGAATTA
This window contains:
- the pcrA gene encoding DNA helicase PcrA, coding for MSVETDFLASLNSSQRQAVQHFCGPLLVVAGAGSGKTRALTYRIAHLILNHKVNPENILAVTFTNKAAKEMKERIELIFSRRLAQEKHGQRLELLSEYEQTKLRSSAYRSIIKYLWIGTFHSLFARILRYDINKYQDKKGYEWTKSFTIYDESDAQSLVKKIATKELNIDDKKFNPRSLRYSISNAKNQGLYPEDVLTQQPTYRGRVISEVYQEYQAQLAANNALDFDDLILIPTRLFAQNESVLGYWHQQFKHILVDEYQDTNRIQYQLINLLATNGETNRKNLNWENRSIFVVGDADQSIYSFRMADFTILLDFQEDFGDGLPDDDTRTMVKLEENYRSRENILEVANTLIENNTERIDKILKPTRGYGEEIYCYKADNEIEEAKFIHNQILKLTQENPELGWGSFAILYRTNAQSRVIEEALLSDIPYHVVGGLKFYDRKEIKDALAYLRLLNNPNDTVSLLRIINTPRRGIGQKTLDQLITASQELNVPLWEIISDETSVNTLAGRATKAVNEFAQIIKKYQASLETLPGAEILDGILDESNYREDLKNQGTDEAENRLENLKELDSAMMQFAEENEDSSLEGFLANAALASDLDNLNEEEEKVSLMTLHSAKGLEFPVVFLVGLEQGLFPNHRTLNDPTALEEERRLCYVGITRAQEQLFLCYAQERRLWGSREPAIPSQFIAELPKDLINFSSPPLQPRRQKKTTSKNNKETKKTSDQSSRNWEVGDRVFHKTFGEGNVTHVLGSGNKTNLAVEFPGLGRKILDPRIAPLQPLS
- a CDS encoding DMT family transporter, giving the protein MELKVKQPQQLLFPLALIAPFFLWGTAMVAMKGVIPNTTPLFLGGMRILPAGILVLIFGIILKRPQPKGWLAWGWLSLFALVDGALFQGFLAEGLVRTGAGIGSVMIDTQPLTVALLSSILFSDRVRKIGWLGLGFGVLGVSLIGLPEQWILQGLQGNFTGLEFEISRLFDSGEWLMLLASLSMATGTILIRYVCRHVDSVMATGWHLILGGIPLFFLSGSLETQQWQNISFDGWLAISYATIFGSAIAYGIFFYLASTRNLTSFSSLTFLTPVFALLFGNLLLAETLSPLQWVGVSLTLVSIYLINQREKLSHVLQNLQTQKKLNFEQLKGEKTRKSEG
- the apcB gene encoding allophycocyanin subunit beta; its protein translation is MQDAVTTLIKNYDVTGRYLDRDAMDELESYFASGQARIQAATIINGNAASIVKEAGRQLFDEQPELIRPSGNAYTTRRYSACLRDMDYYLRYATYAIVAGDTYVLDERVLQGLRETYNSLGVPIAPTVRGIEIMKEMVKQMVEEAGVTDTSFLDQPFDHMNRELSEKDI
- the fabG gene encoding 3-oxoacyl-ACP reductase FabG, with the protein product MEGKQVLLTGGAGGLGLGVTPAVVRQGAKVTIPYRNEASIERLKQQLSPSEFESIRFVSVDLSKESAIAQLVEDMGRVDVLIHLVGGFSMGQLIDYSYEDWKKDFQLNLDTTFLVCKHSLRSMINSGYGRIVTVGSKGAVQPMGGLASYCASKAGVVALTQAIAEEVKDYDNITANCVLPSIIDTPTNREAMGSDQADQWIKPESLAAGICYLASEAAKDVRGATLPVYGQL